DNA from Primulina huaijiensis isolate GDHJ02 unplaced genomic scaffold, ASM1229523v2 scaffold207850, whole genome shotgun sequence:
TTTTCCAAGTGCATCAACATGGAAATATGGTTGTGATTCAGCACTATTACGGGACCTAGAAGATTGTTCCCTTGGGTGTGAAGGGCAAAAACGATATTTTGACTCTGATTCAGCAGATTGTTTGGCCAGACGGGCTTGGTGATAATAATCATCTACATATGGGTCGTTTCCATGAGTGGCGGCATGctgaattttaaaaatggtttCTATTTCCTCAGCGGtcatatattttgatttaaacTGTGGCAAATTATTCTCACTCCTATGGCTGCTAGAATCAGGCCCTTGGTGAGAAAATAGGGCAGTATGTCTATCCCTACGTGATGATTTAGATTTTGACTCTCTTTTATCAGTGTACCCATACCTACCTAAATATGATGGTGAAGGGAAGGTGTTGTATGTGTGAGGTGGCAATGCTGAAAAATTGGCTAAAGGTGAATGATATGAAAGATGCAATCTCTGTTGCTGTGAGGGTATTAGCGGTGGTAATAACCCATTTTGATACTGATGTCGTAAAATATTGTTTAAGAGGATAGAATTATCACCACGAAGAACATTGGCGTTACTACTCCAGTGATTTTGCAGCTGATTGTTATGTGAGAAGTTAGGGGAGAACGAGTgcagcatgtttacatgatcaCAAAACCCAATAGGCGTTTCGGCTAAATGAAGACTTGAACCAGATAATGGAGACTGGTATGGCAAAGAGAACATTGACTGAGATCCACCAGAAAGAGATAACAAATTAAGATGAT
Protein-coding regions in this window:
- the LOC140966745 gene encoding protein PAT1 homolog 2-like — its product is MGMLGDGKDLNDGNDSGSGSLSDGAVFDASQYSFFGKDVMDAVELGGLEVEEEEGDPVLGGELGDEEELQEYHLFGKNEGSVFGSLSEIDDLATTFAKLNKVVSGPRHPGVIGDRGSGSGSGSGSFSRESSSAADWAREVDFPDWLDHHMSDSECFDENKRWSSQPHLSSLYHPESKPLHRTSSYPRQQQQLQRFSSEPILVPKSSFTSFPPSGSLQASMNNLNHLNLLSLSGGSQSMFSLPYQSPLSGSSLHLAETPIGFCDHVNMLHSFSPNFSHNNQLQNHWSSNANVLRGDNSILLNNILRHQYQNGLLPPLIPSQQQRLHLSYHSPLANFSALPPHTYNTFPSPSYLGRYGYTDKRESKSKSSRRDRHTALFSHQGPDSSSHRSENNLPQFKSKYMTAEEIETIFKIQHAATHGNDPYVDDYYHQARLAKQSAESESKYRFCPSHPREQSSRSRNSAESQPYFHVDALG